Proteins encoded in a region of the Ptychodera flava strain L36383 chromosome 4, AS_Pfla_20210202, whole genome shotgun sequence genome:
- the LOC139131369 gene encoding amine oxidase [flavin-containing] A-like, producing the protein MAMESAKIKRADVIVVGAGITGTIAAKILTEEGFDVIVLEAKDRVGGRLHTIKTSTSEYIDLGGEFIGPFDHKLMDLCEELGVEIYKPPPPTGSLGFHSQGRTVAYRTVFPIWNPIIWMDLNNFFRALKTESAKIPRTAPWNAKNAAQLDQMTAKEWIEKTCYTKTAKQIATALVTVTFCTEPGELSLLFLLWFRGTIGILYYDFLFRVPPSFKVDAPRFIGGGQQICEKIVAPFKSQVHLSSPVQEISQDGDKVTVKTQSGNIYQADYTICAVPRPMVQHMTFSPPLPSLQSQAYQRIPMGSCIKTITYYSKAFWQDKGLSGTCVVLDDDAPVNFIIDDTKPGGKSPALLSFFTAGKARSLMSSTVKERKQTLLELYSRVFGSEEAKEPIDYAECDWSSEQYIEGGFASFYPPGVITNFARSMKSSFGRIHIATGENLQLLTCYSMNGAIAAGSQAARQVLYNSGRISGEDASQEGEEVNLFPQTVLTWKERAIPSVQSFLRMINFLILLCTVGGLYIGCKKTQID; encoded by the exons ATGGCCATGGAATCCGCCAAAATCAAAAGAGCCGACGTGATCGTTGTTGGGGCTGGGATCACAG GGACAATAGCAGCAAAGATTCTTACTGAAGAAGGTTTCGATGTCATTGTATTGGAAGCCAAGGACAGAGTTGGAGGAAGACTTCACACAATAAAG ACTTCAACGTCCGAATATATAGATTTAGGAGGGGAGTTCATCGGCCCATTTGACCACAAACTTATGGACCTTTGTGAAGAATTAGGAGTTGAGATTTACAAACCGCCACCTCCTACTGGTAGTCTTGGCTTCCACTCACAG GGAAGAACCGTAGCCTACAGAACAGTTTTCCCGATTTGGAATCCCATAATTTGGATGGATTTGAACAACTTTTTCCGTGCACTGAAGACCGAATCAGCCAAG ATACCAAGGACTGCACCATGGAATGCAAAAAACGCTGCACAGTTGGACCAAATGACTGCAAAAGAATGGAtagaaaaaacctgctacaccAA AACAGCAAAGCAGATTGCTACAGCTCTGGTGACAGTTACGTTCTGCACTGAGCCTGGAGAGCTCTCCCTTCTGTTCTTGTTGTGGTTCCGGGGAACCATAGGGATTTTGTATTATGACTTCTTGTTCCGTGTTCCACCCAGTTTTAAAGTTGAT GCACCAAGATTCATCGGTGGTGGTCAACAGATCTGTGAGAAAATAGTCGCTCCCTTCAAGAGCCAGGTCCACTTGAGCAGTCCAGTGCAAGAAATTTCACAGGATGGAGACAAGGTCACTGTGAAAACACAGAGCGGTAACATTTACCAG GCAGACTACACCATCTGTGCTGTACCCAGACCAATGGTACAACACATGACATTCTCGCCACCACTGCCCAGTCTGCAGAGCCAGGCCTATCAGAGAATTCCCATGGGATCATGCATCAAAACTATAACCTACTATTCCAAGGCATTCTGGCAGGACAAAG GACTGTCTGGTACCTGTGTTGTACTCGATGATGATGCTCCAGTAAACTTCATCATAGATGACACAAAGCCTGGCGGGAAATCTCCAGCACTTCTCAG TTTCTTCACAGCTGGAAAAGCAAGAAGTCTGATGTCAAGCACAGTAAAAGAAAG GAAGCAGACACTGCTTGAATTGTATTCTAGAGTGTTTGGATCTGAAGAAGCAAAAGAG CCTATAGACTACGCAGAATGTGATTGGTCCTCAGAGCAATACATTGAGGGTGGCTTTGCGTCATTTTATCCCCCTGGAGTCATCACAAACTTTGCCAG GAGCATGAAATCATCATTTGGAAGGATTCATATTGCAACGGGTGAAAATTTACAGCTCCTGACATGTTACTCCATGAATGGCGCCATTGCAGCCGGATCCCAAGCAGCAAGACAG GTTCTGTATAACAGTGGCAGGATTTCTGGGGAAGACGCCAGCCAGGAAGGGGAAGAAGTAAACCTGTTCCCGCAAACAGTGTTGACTTGGAAAGAAAGAGCTATCCCGTCCGTGCAAAGTTTTCTGCGAATGATCAATTTTCTGATTCTGCTTTGCACTGTTGGAGGTCTCTACATCGGTTGCAAGAAAACACAGATTGATTGA